In the Sphingobium sp. EM0848 genome, one interval contains:
- a CDS encoding flavin reductase family protein, translating into MTVTIDPHDFRRILGHYPTGVCAITAVQPDGVPAAMIVGSFTSVSLDPPLVAFFPDKGSSSWPKIEAAGRFCVNVLGDGQEGLCRILASKDPNKFEGVPHHLSALGSPVLDGALAWIDCTIHAVHEAGDHHIVLGAVHALDAHHPGAPLLFHKGAYGRVMPI; encoded by the coding sequence ATGACCGTCACGATCGACCCGCACGATTTCCGCCGCATATTGGGTCACTATCCGACCGGCGTCTGCGCCATCACCGCGGTCCAGCCGGACGGCGTTCCCGCCGCCATGATCGTCGGCTCCTTCACCTCGGTATCGCTCGATCCGCCGCTGGTCGCCTTCTTCCCCGACAAGGGGTCGTCGAGCTGGCCGAAGATCGAAGCGGCGGGACGCTTTTGCGTCAATGTGCTGGGCGACGGGCAGGAGGGGCTTTGCCGCATCCTCGCGTCCAAGGACCCGAACAAGTTCGAGGGCGTGCCGCATCATCTCTCTGCGCTGGGGTCGCCGGTGCTGGATGGCGCGCTCGCCTGGATCGATTGCACCATCCACGCCGTGCACGAAGCGGGCGATCATCATATCGTGCTGGGCGCGGTGCATGCGCTCGACGCCCACCATCCCGGCGCGCCCCTGTTGTTCCACAAGGGCGCCTATGGCCGGGTCATGCCGATCTGA
- a CDS encoding cytochrome P450: MNTDLLTPAPAKPRVALPDHVPPALVRDIDIYGLDGIEEGFHEAWKRVQQPGTPPLVWTPLTGGHWVATRGAVIDEVYRSPDRFSSRVIWVPREAGEAYEMVPTKMDPPEHTPYRKAIDKGLNLAQIRKLEADVRAVAVELIEGFADKGGCDFARDYAGVFPVKVFLALAGLPMDDAPMLNALAKEMTRPSGNTPEEQGRSLEAANKGFFAYVAPIIEERRGGTGTDLITMMVNSEINGQPMPEDKMLGLVSLLLLGGLDTVVNLLSFMMIYLARHPETVEELRSDPMKLQRGVEEMFRRFAVVSDARYVVSDMEFHGTQLKAGDLILLPTALHGLDDSEHPDPMKVDLSRRNVAAHSTFAQGPHRCAGMHLARMEVIVTLQEWLARIPGFAMEEGAAPTYHAGIVAAVENVPLVWKV, from the coding sequence ATGAACACCGATCTGCTGACCCCGGCCCCCGCGAAGCCGCGCGTCGCCCTTCCTGATCATGTGCCGCCGGCACTGGTCCGGGACATCGATATCTACGGACTGGACGGCATAGAGGAGGGCTTTCACGAGGCATGGAAGCGCGTGCAGCAGCCCGGCACGCCGCCGCTGGTCTGGACGCCGCTGACCGGCGGCCATTGGGTCGCGACGCGCGGCGCGGTGATCGACGAGGTCTATCGCAGTCCCGACCGCTTCTCCAGCCGCGTCATCTGGGTGCCGCGTGAGGCGGGCGAGGCCTATGAGATGGTCCCGACCAAGATGGACCCGCCCGAGCATACGCCCTACCGCAAGGCGATCGACAAGGGGCTGAATCTGGCCCAGATTCGCAAGCTGGAGGCGGATGTGCGCGCCGTCGCGGTCGAGCTGATCGAGGGGTTCGCGGACAAGGGCGGGTGCGATTTCGCGCGGGATTATGCCGGGGTCTTTCCGGTCAAGGTGTTCCTGGCGCTCGCTGGCCTGCCGATGGACGATGCGCCGATGCTGAACGCGCTGGCCAAGGAGATGACGCGTCCTTCGGGCAACACGCCCGAGGAGCAGGGCCGGTCGCTGGAGGCCGCGAACAAGGGCTTTTTCGCCTATGTCGCGCCGATCATCGAGGAGCGGCGCGGCGGCACCGGAACCGACCTCATCACCATGATGGTGAACAGCGAGATCAACGGCCAGCCGATGCCGGAGGACAAGATGCTGGGTCTTGTCTCGCTGCTGCTGCTGGGCGGTCTCGATACGGTGGTCAATCTCCTCAGCTTCATGATGATCTATCTCGCTCGCCATCCCGAGACGGTGGAGGAATTGCGGTCCGACCCGATGAAGCTGCAACGCGGTGTCGAGGAGATGTTCCGCCGCTTCGCCGTGGTGTCCGACGCGCGCTATGTCGTGTCCGACATGGAATTTCACGGCACGCAGCTGAAGGCCGGTGACCTGATCCTGCTGCCCACGGCCCTGCACGGGCTGGACGACAGCGAGCATCCTGATCCGATGAAGGTCGACCTGTCGCGTCGCAATGTCGCCGCCCATTCCACCTTCGCCCAGGGGCCGCATCGCTGCGCCGGCATGCATCTGGCCCGGATGGAGGTGATCGTCACCTTGCAGGAATGGTTGGCCCGGATTCCGGGCTTCGCTATGGAAGAGGGCGCGGCGCCGACCTATCATGCAGGCATAGTCGCAGCCGTTGAAAATGTCCCTCTCGTCTGGAAAGTCTGA
- a CDS encoding zinc-binding dehydrogenase: protein MQGRAAVMVEKNRLETWDVDIHAPEAGGALVRTILGGVCGSDVHILSGEAGEMPFPIILGHEGVGQIEQLGAGVSTDYAGVPVKPGDLVIWSPIALCHRCYSCTVLEQTPCENSQYFEDAAKPNWGSYADYAWLPNNMPFYRLPDHARPEAVAALGCALPTVLRGFDRCGPVRFGDSVVVQGAGPVGLSAALVAAQAGAREVIVIDGAPARLEAAKSLGATATVSLDLPAEERKRMIYDRVGRQGPDIVIEAAGALPAFPEGVDLSGIHSRYIILGLWGAIGTQPISPRDLTLKNLTVGGASFPAPKNYYQAMQFAARVQDAVPLGQLVSHRFGIHQAAEALHVTKTGVATKAVIDPTIR, encoded by the coding sequence ATGCAGGGCAGAGCTGCGGTGATGGTGGAGAAAAACCGCCTCGAAACTTGGGACGTCGACATCCATGCGCCCGAGGCGGGTGGTGCGTTGGTCCGCACCATATTGGGCGGCGTATGCGGTAGCGACGTCCACATATTGAGCGGAGAGGCGGGCGAGATGCCTTTTCCGATCATCCTGGGCCATGAGGGCGTCGGACAGATCGAGCAGCTCGGCGCCGGTGTGTCGACCGACTATGCGGGCGTGCCGGTCAAGCCCGGCGACCTTGTCATCTGGTCGCCCATCGCGCTGTGCCACCGCTGCTATTCCTGCACCGTCCTCGAACAGACGCCGTGCGAGAACAGCCAATATTTCGAGGATGCGGCCAAGCCCAATTGGGGCAGCTATGCCGATTATGCCTGGCTGCCCAACAACATGCCCTTCTATCGCCTGCCGGACCATGCCCGGCCGGAGGCGGTCGCGGCACTGGGATGTGCCTTGCCGACGGTATTGCGCGGCTTCGACCGCTGCGGTCCGGTGCGGTTCGGCGACTCCGTCGTCGTTCAGGGGGCAGGGCCGGTGGGTCTGTCCGCCGCGCTGGTGGCGGCGCAGGCGGGCGCGCGCGAAGTGATCGTGATCGATGGCGCCCCGGCACGGCTGGAGGCTGCGAAGTCGCTCGGCGCGACGGCGACGGTGTCGCTCGACCTGCCCGCCGAGGAGCGCAAGCGGATGATTTACGACCGTGTCGGCCGTCAGGGTCCGGACATTGTCATCGAAGCGGCTGGCGCGCTGCCGGCCTTTCCCGAAGGCGTCGATCTCAGCGGCATTCACAGCCGCTACATCATATTGGGCCTGTGGGGTGCGATCGGCACGCAGCCGATTTCCCCGCGGGATCTGACGCTGAAGAATCTGACGGTCGGGGGTGCTTCCTTCCCGGCCCCCAAAAATTACTATCAGGCGATGCAATTTGCGGCGCGCGTTCAGGATGCGGTGCCGCTGGGCCAGCTCGTCAGCCATCGCTTCGGTATCCATCAGGCGGCCGAGGCCCTCCATGTCACGAAAACCGGCGTCGCCACCAAGGCGGTGATCGACCCGACCATCCGTTGA
- a CDS encoding SDR family NAD(P)-dependent oxidoreductase, with protein MGRLAGKVAIITGAARGMGESHARMFAREGAKLVLTDLNVEKGTALAKEIGEAAIFLAHDVTKTDDWARIVAKAVETFGTIDILVNNAGILGPMANTVDLTEESYQLVCAVNQHSVFYGMQAVLPTMVKANKGSIVNISSIAGMAANYGFPSLAYVASKFAVRGMTKATAMEYGKNNIRVNSVHPGFIQTPMMVEATDEVGGEALAQIPLGRIADPSEVSNLVLFLASDESSYITASEHLVDAGMLAH; from the coding sequence ATGGGTCGTCTGGCAGGCAAAGTGGCCATCATCACAGGGGCTGCTCGCGGCATGGGGGAATCCCACGCCCGCATGTTCGCGCGTGAAGGCGCCAAACTCGTCCTCACCGACCTCAACGTCGAAAAGGGCACGGCCTTGGCCAAGGAAATCGGCGAAGCGGCAATATTCCTGGCGCATGACGTGACCAAGACCGACGACTGGGCACGCATCGTCGCCAAGGCGGTCGAAACCTTCGGAACGATCGACATCCTCGTCAACAATGCCGGCATCCTCGGCCCGATGGCCAATACGGTCGACCTGACGGAAGAGAGCTACCAACTCGTCTGCGCGGTCAACCAGCATTCGGTCTTTTACGGCATGCAGGCCGTGCTGCCGACGATGGTGAAGGCCAATAAGGGCTCGATCGTGAACATCTCCTCCATCGCTGGCATGGCGGCGAACTATGGCTTCCCCAGCCTGGCCTATGTCGCGAGCAAGTTCGCCGTGCGCGGCATGACCAAGGCCACGGCCATGGAATATGGGAAAAATAATATCCGCGTGAACTCCGTGCATCCCGGCTTCATCCAGACGCCGATGATGGTCGAGGCGACCGACGAAGTCGGCGGCGAGGCGCTGGCCCAAATCCCGCTGGGCCGCATCGCCGATCCGTCCGAAGTGTCGAACCTCGTGCTGTTCCTGGCTTCGGACGAATCATCCTACATCACTGCCTCGGAACATCTGGTCGACGCTGGCATGCTGGCCCACTGA
- a CDS encoding enoyl-CoA hydratase-related protein — protein MPTVEFHRSGHVAEIRLNRPASLNAIDDEMDRALADAWEHVDGDPDIRVAVLSGTGDRAFCAGADIANPPLGHDGLSFGGGLTGIGGRLNALRKPLICAVQGHVLGLGFELAMCADIIIAAEDAVFRLPEARAGIIDHCGVVHRAIRQLPHHVAMAMIIASEPLTAQDALRFGLINACVDRSALPAETTRWIAKLLECSPLVSQAGKEAALDGLRHSLPDALSASYPQIKSYQAARDCAEAAVAWKERRAPQWLGR, from the coding sequence GTGCCAACGGTCGAGTTTCACCGCAGCGGCCATGTTGCCGAGATACGGCTTAACCGGCCCGCCTCGCTCAACGCCATTGATGATGAGATGGACCGGGCACTTGCCGATGCCTGGGAACATGTGGACGGCGACCCGGATATCCGGGTCGCTGTTCTCTCCGGCACCGGCGACAGGGCCTTTTGCGCCGGGGCAGACATAGCGAACCCACCGCTGGGCCATGACGGCCTTTCCTTCGGCGGCGGCCTGACGGGCATAGGGGGGCGGCTGAACGCCTTGCGCAAACCCCTGATCTGCGCGGTCCAGGGCCATGTGCTGGGACTTGGTTTCGAGCTGGCCATGTGCGCGGACATCATCATCGCCGCCGAGGACGCTGTGTTCCGTCTGCCAGAGGCGCGGGCCGGCATCATCGACCATTGCGGCGTCGTCCATCGCGCCATCCGGCAACTTCCGCATCATGTGGCCATGGCCATGATCATCGCCAGCGAACCGCTGACCGCGCAGGACGCATTGCGATTTGGCCTGATCAATGCCTGCGTCGACCGCAGCGCATTGCCCGCGGAAACCACTCGCTGGATCGCGAAGCTGCTGGAATGCTCGCCACTGGTGTCACAAGCGGGCAAAGAGGCAGCACTGGACGGGCTGAGGCATTCGCTGCCTGACGCCTTGTCGGCCTCCTACCCCCAGATCAAAAGCTATCAGGCGGCACGGGACTGCGCGGAAGCGGCAGTCGCATGGAAGGAACGGCGCGCACCCCAATGGCTCGGGCGATAG
- a CDS encoding transposase yields MTSGNDIGGTRGEEDIRRVVAALVERCDRLEATNQDLLIERAADKLEIQALRDEIARLKGDPPRPRFKSKPSGMEKSTSPTPGKKRSKRRRGAVQSKLTVSRDVTLKAAVPDGSRFKGYEDVLVQDLRLEVDVIRYRREIWRGPDGKRIAAELPAGILGGFGPELRRFITAGHFQGQITSERLCSMLNGMGLAISKRQVVRLLSRGLDDLVAEDRAILATGISTAQWINVDDTSAPHARKNGYVTHLGDRRFAVFRSSFSKSRRNFLNLLQAGISHFVVNDEALAKMREMNLASEPIAVLEAHEAKHFESPEAWQAHLCALGFDKLSVTPDPTKVATEGALWGALCEQGLLGDTAIVSDGAGQFRVGSNHALCWVHAERLVHKLHPRSKKDREALELIRTLIWWFYADLKAWQKHPDPKRGRALRVRFDRIFARKTGFVMLDRQLARLYRQKNDLLRVLTRPEIPLHTNGSENDIRSFVTKRKISGGTVSEQGRIARDIMLGLIKTCAKLGVSFYQFLGDRFAVPGAPSVPWLPDLVSAAPA; encoded by the coding sequence ATGACTTCGGGCAACGACATTGGCGGTACAAGAGGCGAGGAGGATATTCGTCGGGTTGTTGCTGCGCTGGTTGAGCGTTGCGACCGTCTGGAAGCGACGAACCAGGATCTGCTGATCGAGAGGGCGGCTGACAAGCTGGAGATCCAGGCATTACGGGACGAGATTGCGCGATTGAAGGGCGATCCGCCGCGTCCCCGCTTCAAGTCGAAGCCATCGGGGATGGAGAAGTCGACGTCACCGACACCGGGGAAGAAGCGGAGCAAGCGGAGGCGTGGGGCGGTGCAATCGAAGCTCACCGTCAGCCGGGATGTGACGCTGAAAGCGGCAGTTCCTGATGGCTCACGTTTCAAGGGTTACGAAGACGTCTTGGTGCAGGATCTTCGGCTTGAAGTTGACGTCATCCGCTATCGTCGCGAGATTTGGCGGGGTCCTGATGGTAAGCGGATCGCAGCAGAGTTGCCGGCGGGCATTTTGGGAGGCTTTGGCCCCGAGCTACGGCGCTTTATCACGGCGGGTCATTTCCAAGGTCAGATCACCAGCGAACGGCTGTGCTCGATGTTGAACGGGATGGGTTTGGCCATTTCCAAACGCCAGGTCGTACGACTGCTCAGCCGTGGGCTCGACGATCTGGTTGCCGAAGATCGGGCGATTTTAGCCACGGGGATTTCCACGGCGCAATGGATCAATGTCGACGACACTTCCGCTCCGCATGCTCGCAAGAATGGGTATGTCACCCATCTTGGGGATCGGCGCTTCGCGGTGTTTCGCAGCAGCTTTTCCAAATCGCGGCGCAATTTTCTCAATCTTCTTCAGGCGGGCATCAGCCATTTTGTCGTCAACGACGAAGCGCTAGCCAAAATGCGCGAGATGAACCTCGCGTCCGAACCGATTGCCGTGCTGGAAGCCCACGAAGCCAAGCATTTTGAGAGCCCCGAGGCGTGGCAGGCGCATCTTTGCGCGCTGGGCTTTGACAAGTTGAGCGTCACGCCCGATCCCACCAAGGTCGCGACCGAAGGCGCGCTATGGGGCGCCCTTTGCGAACAAGGTCTGCTCGGCGACACAGCTATCGTCTCCGATGGCGCCGGTCAGTTCCGCGTCGGCAGCAACCATGCGTTGTGCTGGGTACATGCAGAAAGGCTGGTCCACAAACTCCATCCCCGCTCGAAGAAAGATCGTGAAGCGCTCGAACTCATCCGCACGTTGATCTGGTGGTTCTACGCCGATCTCAAAGCCTGGCAAAAGCATCCGGATCCCAAACGGGGCCGTGCCCTCAGGGTTCGTTTTGACCGGATCTTTGCCCGCAAAACCGGCTTTGTGATGCTCGATCGGCAATTGGCACGCCTCTACCGCCAGAAAAACGATCTCCTGCGCGTTCTGACACGTCCCGAAATCCCGTTGCATACCAACGGTTCGGAAAACGATATCCGCAGCTTTGTCACCAAGCGCAAAATTTCCGGTGGCACCGTTAGCGAACAAGGACGGATCGCTCGCGACATCATGCTCGGCCTGATCAAAACCTGTGCCAAGCTTGGCGTCTCCTTCTACCAATTCCTCGGTGATCGCTTCGCCGTTCCCGGCGCGCCATCCGTTCCATGGCTGCCGGACCTCGTCAGCGCCGCTCCCGCCTGA
- a CDS encoding TonB-dependent receptor, translated as MRQDELRAYDVSQAVSPLYRRILMASAGSAAIALFGLAGNVAIAQSASSAPQAAESTPQPADTSDIVVTAQRREESLSKVPLSVAALSSETLQNRVVTKEQDLAALVPGLIVKNGQNQNQLSFTMRGQTLDPFSGASPAVLTYLNEVPFTGGNSATAFYDFSSVQVLKGPQGTLFGRNATGGAVLYASAKPGENFGGFGTIRAGERDLIQLQGAVDIPVIPGKILLRIAGDYQKQDGYVHNLLTGNTLGDVDNRSGRITAVLRPTDTIENTTVFQYSRFRGTESNGQLYSYYPLGSTNTSSQTGITYNLTATLDALYGNGFFPGVGDGPPGPGTFPGAVAGYLAWQKAHPYETYLSYDLPHKASSYFLSNTTTFELNDNLTVKNIFGFQKTFARTAGILSGSPFASLDLYNSSGNYTGPPGGQVFRNKSISEELQLQGKSADGKLEYIIGGFYNYATKEEAIPVIVGAELPTPAGEVLYHTHGTTRSRAVYGQATYDLSDAVLEGLKFTAGARYTWETVGMTSYDDHAFFVGFPVKRRRLKRQAGSALCNGRPVHRASSTSRNAAASGPATSTAPWCPMVSRISSRMNIPMISNWATSSAGYCSVSALISTWPPISRS; from the coding sequence ATGAGGCAAGACGAACTTCGGGCCTATGATGTCAGCCAGGCCGTTTCCCCTCTCTATCGTCGGATATTGATGGCATCGGCGGGATCGGCCGCCATCGCCCTGTTCGGACTGGCTGGCAATGTCGCCATCGCCCAGTCCGCATCCAGCGCCCCGCAGGCGGCCGAAAGCACGCCCCAGCCCGCCGACACGTCCGACATCGTCGTGACCGCGCAACGGCGCGAGGAATCGCTGTCGAAAGTCCCGCTCTCCGTCGCGGCGCTCAGCTCCGAAACCTTGCAGAACCGGGTGGTCACGAAGGAGCAGGATCTGGCGGCGCTCGTCCCCGGCCTGATCGTCAAGAACGGCCAGAACCAGAACCAGCTCAGCTTCACCATGCGGGGCCAGACGCTGGACCCCTTCTCCGGCGCCAGCCCGGCCGTGCTTACCTATCTGAACGAAGTCCCCTTCACCGGCGGCAATTCGGCTACGGCCTTTTACGACTTCTCGTCGGTGCAGGTGCTCAAGGGGCCGCAAGGCACGCTGTTCGGCCGCAACGCGACCGGCGGCGCGGTGCTGTATGCATCGGCCAAGCCAGGCGAGAATTTCGGCGGTTTCGGCACCATTCGCGCGGGTGAACGCGATCTCATCCAGCTACAGGGCGCGGTCGACATTCCCGTCATACCGGGCAAGATCCTGCTCCGTATCGCTGGCGACTATCAGAAGCAGGACGGCTATGTCCACAACCTGCTGACCGGCAATACGCTGGGCGATGTCGACAACCGCTCCGGCCGCATCACGGCAGTCCTGCGCCCGACCGACACGATCGAGAACACTACCGTCTTCCAATATAGCCGGTTTCGCGGCACGGAATCCAACGGCCAGCTCTATTCCTATTATCCGCTCGGCTCGACCAACACTTCCAGCCAGACCGGCATCACCTATAACCTGACGGCGACGCTGGACGCGCTCTACGGCAACGGCTTCTTCCCCGGCGTAGGCGACGGCCCGCCCGGACCCGGCACCTTCCCCGGCGCGGTTGCAGGCTATCTCGCCTGGCAGAAGGCCCATCCCTACGAAACCTATCTGTCCTACGACCTGCCCCACAAGGCGAGCAGCTATTTCCTGTCGAACACCACGACTTTCGAGCTGAACGACAATCTCACGGTCAAGAATATCTTCGGCTTCCAAAAGACCTTCGCCCGGACCGCAGGCATATTGAGCGGATCGCCTTTCGCCTCGCTCGACCTCTATAACAGCTCTGGTAACTATACCGGCCCTCCGGGCGGACAGGTCTTCCGCAACAAGAGCATTTCCGAAGAACTCCAGCTTCAGGGAAAATCCGCCGACGGCAAGCTCGAATATATCATCGGCGGCTTTTACAACTATGCCACGAAGGAAGAAGCCATCCCCGTCATCGTCGGGGCCGAACTCCCGACCCCGGCAGGCGAGGTTCTGTACCACACCCACGGCACCACGCGCTCACGCGCGGTTTACGGGCAGGCTACCTACGACCTGTCGGACGCCGTGCTGGAAGGGCTGAAGTTCACCGCTGGTGCCCGCTATACCTGGGAAACGGTCGGCATGACATCCTATGACGATCATGCTTTCTTCGTCGGCTTCCCCGTGAAAAGGCGACGCTTAAAGCGCCAAGCTGGGTCGGCACTCTGCAATGGCAGGCCAGTCCATCGAGCCAGTTCTACTTCACGCAACGCGGCAGCTTCCGGGCCGGCAACTTCAACGGCGCCGTGGTGCCCTATGGTCTCGCGAATTTCTTCAAGAATGAATATACCCATGATTTCGAACTGGGCTACAAGTTCAGCGGGATACTGCTCGGTCAGCGCGCTCATTTCAACGTGGCCGCCTATAAGCAGATCGTGA
- a CDS encoding Fic family protein, whose translation MKARLEEMPSRIEPARIDTLGGDLPDLVAEVAAKAERLGHSLHPKTAANLSDLVRLMNTYYSNLIEGHNTRPRDIERALAGARDEGQRDLQQEAVAHYRLQERIDRQAASGELPDPADPEFIRQLHRDFYAGASVEMLTIRSGDRSFTMQPGEWRSVAEQDVEVGRHLPPTSACVPAFMDYFHLRFAFDPAPGRVLQGVGKGKAKRLLATATAHHRFNWIHPFPDGNGRVSRLMSHAMAHASGIGAHGLWSISRGLARGLQPGLDGRGEYKQHMAWADEVRQGDRDGRGHLSLKGLELFTGWFLRVCIDQLTYMSDLFELDALSKRLDRHVALSETLPKESARLLQEALMRGEIDRGEAERITQMPERSARRVLKQLIDEGLLASDTPKGPVSLRFPSATLDTLFPRLYA comes from the coding sequence ATGAAAGCCAGACTTGAAGAAATGCCATCCCGAATTGAACCAGCCCGTATCGACACGCTGGGCGGTGATTTACCTGATCTCGTCGCAGAGGTCGCGGCAAAGGCTGAGCGACTGGGGCATTCGTTGCATCCAAAAACCGCGGCGAACCTGTCGGATCTCGTTCGCCTGATGAATACCTATTACAGCAATCTCATCGAAGGCCACAATACGAGGCCGCGCGACATAGAGCGGGCGCTTGCCGGCGCTAGAGACGAGGGGCAGCGAGACCTGCAGCAGGAAGCGGTGGCGCATTATCGGTTGCAGGAACGCATCGATCGGCAGGCTGCGTCAGGCGAACTTCCCGATCCCGCTGACCCGGAATTTATCCGGCAATTGCATCGCGACTTCTATGCAGGTGCGTCGGTCGAGATGCTGACGATCAGAAGCGGTGATCGGTCTTTCACCATGCAACCGGGTGAATGGCGATCCGTCGCTGAGCAGGATGTGGAAGTTGGCAGGCATTTGCCCCCGACAAGTGCGTGCGTCCCTGCGTTCATGGACTATTTCCACCTTCGATTTGCGTTCGATCCTGCTCCCGGCCGCGTGCTTCAGGGAGTGGGAAAGGGCAAGGCAAAGCGTCTTCTTGCCACGGCGACTGCCCATCATCGCTTCAACTGGATCCATCCCTTTCCCGATGGCAACGGTCGTGTCAGTCGCTTGATGAGCCATGCGATGGCGCATGCCAGCGGCATAGGCGCGCATGGCCTTTGGTCGATATCTCGTGGACTGGCGCGCGGTCTTCAGCCTGGCCTAGACGGGCGTGGTGAGTATAAGCAGCATATGGCCTGGGCGGATGAAGTTAGACAGGGTGACCGCGATGGTCGCGGCCATTTGTCGCTCAAGGGGCTGGAACTTTTCACCGGCTGGTTCCTGCGCGTGTGCATCGATCAACTGACCTATATGTCGGACCTGTTCGAACTCGATGCCCTGTCCAAGCGTCTGGATCGCCATGTCGCCTTGAGCGAAACGCTGCCCAAGGAGAGCGCGCGCCTCCTTCAGGAAGCGTTGATGCGCGGCGAGATTGATCGTGGGGAAGCCGAACGGATCACGCAGATGCCGGAGCGATCGGCCCGTCGTGTGCTCAAGCAACTGATCGACGAAGGACTTCTTGCCTCCGATACGCCGAAAGGGCCAGTTTCCCTAAGATTTCCCAGTGCGACCCTCGATACGTTGTTTCCGCGCCTGTACGCTTAG
- a CDS encoding Fic family protein gives MTKRTTGEYENVIAGGEEVLAFLPYALPPRDPAFDISEALNRRLRAADQALVRLDLATEMVPSLDWFLYGFVRKEAVISSQIEGTQATLLDLLSFEAEEAKAPDADVEEVCNYLDALNHVQQELADPSGIPISIRLLNDAHRRLMDGVRGATKQPGEIRRSQNWIGGSRPGNAVFVPPPPTRLPELLSALEKYIHADDDLPPIIRAGLVHVQFETIHPYLDGNGRIGRLLISLLLQHWGLLRAPSLYLSLFFKRHRAEYYRRLDAVRTQGDWEGWTDFFLDGVATIADEAVTSARDIFGIVGQDRARLLASDTASVSSVRLFEELPNHPIVTVASTMTLLGISKPTAIRAIEALMSTGILTETTGRRRDRSFAYAAYVDLLRIGTELGDDR, from the coding sequence ATGACGAAACGAACCACAGGCGAATATGAAAACGTGATAGCGGGCGGGGAGGAGGTCCTGGCGTTTTTGCCTTACGCGTTGCCGCCGCGCGATCCAGCTTTTGACATCTCTGAGGCACTCAACAGGCGTCTGCGGGCCGCAGATCAAGCCTTGGTGCGGCTTGATCTCGCAACCGAAATGGTCCCATCGCTCGATTGGTTTCTGTACGGGTTCGTCCGGAAGGAAGCCGTGATCTCATCACAGATAGAGGGAACGCAGGCGACGCTGCTCGATCTGCTGAGCTTTGAGGCGGAAGAGGCAAAAGCACCCGATGCCGATGTGGAGGAGGTCTGCAATTATCTCGACGCCTTGAACCACGTCCAGCAGGAGTTGGCGGACCCGTCGGGCATTCCGATTTCCATACGTCTCCTGAATGATGCGCATCGCCGTTTGATGGATGGGGTTAGGGGCGCAACCAAACAGCCGGGCGAAATCCGGCGCAGCCAAAACTGGATTGGTGGAAGCAGACCCGGCAATGCTGTGTTCGTCCCGCCGCCGCCCACGCGCCTGCCGGAATTGCTAAGCGCGCTCGAAAAATACATTCATGCAGACGATGACTTGCCTCCAATCATTCGCGCAGGGCTTGTTCACGTGCAGTTCGAAACGATTCACCCCTATCTCGACGGTAACGGACGCATAGGCCGGTTGCTGATTTCGTTGCTGCTCCAGCATTGGGGGTTGCTGCGCGCGCCTTCGCTGTACCTCAGCCTGTTCTTCAAACGTCACCGTGCCGAATATTATCGGCGGCTGGATGCGGTGCGAACGCAAGGCGACTGGGAGGGATGGACCGACTTTTTCCTCGACGGGGTGGCAACTATCGCCGACGAGGCAGTGACATCGGCGCGGGACATCTTTGGGATCGTCGGCCAAGATCGCGCCCGATTGCTGGCGAGCGACACCGCTTCCGTTTCATCTGTCAGGCTGTTTGAGGAACTGCCCAATCATCCAATCGTCACGGTTGCGTCGACAATGACCTTGCTGGGTATCAGCAAACCAACAGCGATCCGGGCGATCGAGGCGCTGATGTCTACGGGGATTCTGACGGAAACAACCGGCAGGCGCCGGGATCGCAGCTTTGCCTACGCTGCCTATGTCGACTTACTGCGGATCGGCACAGAACTCGGGGATGATCGATAA